In the Insulibacter thermoxylanivorax genome, one interval contains:
- a CDS encoding LysR family transcriptional regulator translates to MELRQLQYAVQLAIDKNFSRAAEKLHIAQPSLSQQIAKLEKELGLLLFQRNTNSVDLTYAGSIFTERAQQILDMVAQLRSEMDDISQMRKGRLMIGSLPITGAHIWPHVLPVFQQKYPEIEIVLVEEHSSVLEQLTANGQTDISLLTLPLQERSLDHIPLIDEEIYLAVPPKHPLVDKKDGVSLPQLADEPFILLKKGQGFRHTSIQLCEDAGFAPRIVFESSNIETVQSLVAAGMGIAFVPQMVARAGWSQHTPVYLRIREPYTPFRTIVIAHKRDRYMTKAADAFIQTMLEAMSNVPDIKQAGEH, encoded by the coding sequence TTGGAGCTTAGACAACTGCAGTATGCTGTACAATTGGCGATTGACAAAAATTTTTCTCGTGCAGCCGAGAAACTCCATATCGCCCAACCCTCGCTCAGCCAGCAGATCGCTAAGCTGGAGAAGGAGCTCGGCCTCCTGCTCTTCCAGCGCAATACGAATTCCGTCGATCTCACCTATGCCGGCAGCATCTTCACCGAACGGGCACAGCAGATCCTGGATATGGTGGCGCAGCTGCGCAGCGAGATGGATGACATCTCGCAGATGCGCAAAGGGCGGCTGATGATCGGCAGTCTGCCGATTACCGGTGCCCATATCTGGCCCCATGTGCTGCCTGTCTTCCAGCAGAAATACCCGGAGATCGAGATCGTGCTCGTCGAGGAGCACTCCTCTGTATTGGAGCAGCTTACCGCCAATGGACAGACAGACATCAGCTTGTTGACGCTTCCCCTGCAGGAGAGATCTCTCGATCATATCCCGCTGATCGATGAAGAGATCTATCTGGCCGTGCCGCCGAAGCATCCGCTGGTGGACAAGAAAGACGGCGTATCCCTGCCGCAGCTGGCCGATGAACCCTTCATCTTATTAAAAAAAGGCCAAGGGTTCCGTCATACATCTATTCAATTATGCGAAGATGCAGGATTCGCGCCGCGCATCGTCTTCGAGAGCAGCAATATCGAGACGGTGCAGTCCCTCGTCGCTGCCGGTATGGGCATCGCCTTCGTGCCGCAGATGGTGGCCCGCGCCGGATGGAGCCAGCATACCCCCGTTTACCTGAGGATTCGGGAACCCTATACGCCGTTCCGCACGATCGTCATCGCTCACAAACGGGACCGCTATATGACTAAAGCAGCGGATGCTTTTATTCAGACGATGCTGGAGGCGATGAGCAATGTTCCAGATATCAAGCAAGCCGGCGAGCACTGA
- a CDS encoding glutamate-5-semialdehyde dehydrogenase, whose amino-acid sequence MSEVREKALAAKQVTSQLAALSTEQKNQALLAMADALIAQQSAIIEANNVDLKRGRENGLTSALLDRLALNEQRILAMAEGLRQVAELPDPIGEVLETSVRPNGMEIRKVRVPIGLIGMIYEARPNVTVDAAGLALKTGNAVLLRGGSSALESNLAIVRVLHEALAKTELPPQALQIIENPDRASVDELLKLNGIVDIVIPRGGQSLIQTVVKNATVPVIETGAGICHTYIDASADPEMAMEIAFNAKVQRPSVCNAMETLLVHESFAKEHLPALAAKFKEANVEMRGCERSRELVSDMLAATEEDYATEYNDYIMNVKVVGNIDEAIAHIARFGTMHSECIVTSDEQNAAKFLQQVDAAAVYHNVSTRFTDGFEFGFGAEIGISTQKLHARGPMGLPALTSTKYIITGNGQIRS is encoded by the coding sequence ATGAGTGAAGTAAGAGAAAAGGCCCTTGCCGCCAAGCAAGTCACTTCGCAGCTGGCTGCCCTGTCCACGGAGCAGAAAAACCAAGCCTTGCTCGCCATGGCCGATGCCCTCATCGCCCAGCAGAGCGCGATCATCGAGGCGAACAACGTTGACCTGAAGCGCGGCCGTGAGAATGGTCTCACCTCTGCCCTGCTCGACCGCCTCGCCCTGAATGAGCAGCGCATCCTTGCCATGGCAGAAGGTCTCCGTCAGGTCGCCGAACTTCCTGATCCGATCGGCGAGGTGCTAGAGACGAGCGTGCGGCCGAACGGCATGGAGATCCGCAAGGTTCGCGTCCCAATTGGCTTGATCGGCATGATCTACGAAGCAAGGCCGAATGTCACCGTAGATGCGGCAGGATTGGCTTTGAAGACGGGCAATGCTGTCCTTCTGCGCGGCGGTTCCTCGGCACTAGAGTCCAATCTGGCGATCGTGCGTGTACTGCATGAGGCCCTTGCGAAGACAGAGCTGCCTCCGCAAGCTCTGCAGATCATCGAAAATCCCGATCGCGCCTCCGTCGACGAACTGCTGAAATTAAACGGCATCGTGGACATCGTCATCCCGCGCGGCGGACAGTCACTGATCCAGACCGTAGTGAAGAACGCAACCGTGCCGGTGATCGAAACCGGAGCAGGAATCTGCCATACCTATATCGATGCTTCAGCAGATCCTGAGATGGCGATGGAGATCGCATTTAATGCCAAAGTGCAGCGCCCATCCGTATGCAACGCGATGGAAACCCTGCTCGTGCACGAGAGCTTCGCTAAAGAACATCTGCCCGCACTGGCAGCTAAGTTTAAGGAAGCGAATGTCGAGATGCGCGGCTGCGAACGTTCCAGAGAATTGGTCAGCGACATGCTCGCTGCAACGGAAGAGGATTATGCTACGGAATACAATGATTACATCATGAATGTCAAAGTCGTTGGCAATATCGACGAGGCGATCGCCCATATCGCTCGTTTCGGAACGATGCACTCCGAATGCATCGTAACCAGCGATGAACAGAACGCCGCCAAATTCCTGCAACAGGTAGATGCCGCGGCCGTCTATCACAATGTATCCACGCGCTTCACCGATGGTTTCGAATTTGGCTTCGGCGCGGAGATCGGCATCAGCACGCAGAAGCTGCATGCCAGAGGGCCGATGGGACTCCCCGCCCTTACATCGACGAAGTACATCATCACCGGAAACGGTCAAATTCGTTCATAA
- the leuC gene encoding 3-isopropylmalate dehydratase large subunit: protein MAKTMFEKIWDNHVIHQEEGKPSILYIDLHLVHEVTSPQAFEGLRLAGRKVRRPDLTFATMDHNVPTKDRFNIKDPISKQQVDTLTKNCQEFGIKLFDLHSIDQGVVHVMGPELGLTQPGKTIVCGDSHTSTHGAFGALAFGIGTSEVEHVLATQCLQQAKPKTMEVHVKGKRMPGVAAKDIILGIIKKFGTAFATGYVIEYTGEAIRELSMEERMTICNMSIEAGARAGMIAPDEKTFEYLRGRPYAPKGEAFDRAVEEWKKLRTDEGAKFDARVEFDVSELVPQVTWGTSPGMGCDVTGVVPSPEDFETEDERKAAERALEYMGLTPGMKMTDITINRVFIGSCTNGRIEDLRKAAAVVKGYKVHPNVNAIVVPGSGRVKLQAEKEGLDKIFIEAGFEWRDAGCSMCLAMNPDVLNPGDRCASTSNRNFEGRQGRGGRTHLVSPEMAAAAAIKGHFVDVRFWEFKEEAVLAN from the coding sequence ATGGCGAAAACCATGTTCGAAAAAATCTGGGACAATCACGTCATCCACCAAGAAGAAGGTAAACCGAGCATTCTATACATCGATCTTCATCTGGTGCATGAGGTGACGAGTCCGCAGGCCTTTGAGGGACTTCGTCTGGCAGGCCGCAAGGTGCGCCGTCCGGACTTGACCTTCGCAACGATGGACCATAACGTACCTACGAAGGATCGGTTTAACATCAAGGACCCGATCTCCAAACAGCAAGTCGACACGCTGACGAAGAACTGTCAGGAATTTGGCATCAAGTTGTTTGACCTGCATTCGATCGATCAAGGCGTCGTGCACGTCATGGGTCCGGAACTCGGCTTAACGCAGCCGGGCAAGACGATCGTCTGCGGCGACAGCCATACTTCTACGCACGGAGCCTTCGGAGCGCTGGCCTTCGGGATCGGGACGAGTGAAGTGGAGCACGTGTTGGCAACCCAATGTCTGCAGCAAGCCAAGCCGAAGACGATGGAAGTGCACGTCAAAGGCAAGCGCATGCCGGGTGTAGCGGCGAAGGATATCATCCTGGGCATCATCAAGAAGTTCGGCACCGCCTTCGCTACCGGCTACGTGATCGAATATACAGGAGAAGCGATCCGCGAACTGTCGATGGAAGAGCGCATGACGATCTGCAACATGTCCATCGAGGCAGGGGCGCGCGCCGGCATGATCGCACCCGATGAGAAGACCTTCGAATACCTGCGCGGCCGTCCGTATGCACCGAAGGGCGAAGCCTTCGACCGCGCGGTGGAAGAGTGGAAGAAGTTAAGAACCGATGAAGGCGCGAAGTTCGATGCACGCGTTGAATTCGACGTGAGTGAACTCGTGCCGCAAGTAACCTGGGGAACATCGCCGGGAATGGGCTGCGATGTCACAGGTGTCGTACCCAGCCCGGAAGACTTCGAAACGGAGGATGAGCGCAAGGCTGCGGAGCGGGCGCTGGAGTACATGGGTCTTACGCCGGGCATGAAGATGACGGATATCACGATCAACCGAGTCTTCATCGGCTCCTGCACGAACGGCCGGATCGAAGACCTGCGCAAGGCTGCAGCAGTCGTTAAAGGATACAAGGTACATCCTAATGTCAATGCCATCGTCGTACCAGGATCTGGACGGGTCAAGCTGCAAGCAGAGAAGGAAGGCCTTGACAAAATCTTCATCGAAGCCGGCTTTGAGTGGCGCGATGCGGGCTGCAGCATGTGCCTGGCGATGAACCCGGACGTGCTGAACCCGGGCGATCGCTGCGCATCGACCTCGAACCGGAACTTCGAGGGTCGTCAAGGACGCGGCGGACGCACGCATCTCGTATCGCCGGAGATGGCAGCAGCGGCTGCGATCAAGGGACATTTCGTCGATGTCCGTTTCTGGGAATTCAAAGAAGAAGCCGTGCTGGCTAACTAA
- the leuD gene encoding 3-isopropylmalate dehydratase small subunit: MEKFTQHSGIVAPVDRVNVDTDAIIPKQFLKRIERTGFGQFLFFEWRFQEDGVTPNEDFEMNKPRYQGASILITRANFGCGSSREHAPWAIKDYGFRVIIAPSFADIFYNNCFKNGILPIRLPEEQVEELFQRTAKYEGYQLHVDLENKVIRDDHGLEITFDLEEHRRQYLLLGLDDIGLTLQHEDKIAAYEAKHAERLAYN; this comes from the coding sequence ATGGAGAAATTTACACAACACAGCGGGATCGTCGCTCCTGTCGACCGTGTGAATGTGGATACGGACGCGATTATTCCCAAACAATTCCTTAAGAGAATCGAACGCACCGGTTTCGGACAATTCCTATTCTTCGAATGGCGTTTCCAAGAGGACGGCGTGACGCCGAATGAGGATTTTGAGATGAACAAACCGCGCTACCAAGGCGCTTCGATCCTCATCACGCGGGCAAACTTCGGCTGCGGTTCCTCCCGTGAACACGCGCCGTGGGCGATTAAGGACTATGGGTTCCGAGTCATCATCGCGCCTTCTTTTGCAGATATCTTCTACAACAACTGCTTCAAGAACGGCATCCTGCCGATCAGGCTGCCGGAGGAACAGGTCGAAGAGCTGTTCCAGCGCACAGCCAAGTATGAGGGGTATCAGCTTCATGTCGATCTGGAGAACAAGGTGATTCGCGATGATCACGGTCTGGAGATCACCTTCGATCTGGAAGAGCATCGCCGTCAATATCTGCTGCTGGGTCTCGATGATATCGGCTTAACTTTGCAGCATGAAGATAAGATCGCTGCTTATGAAGCGAAACACGCTGAACGATTGGCTTATAATTGA
- the proB gene encoding glutamate 5-kinase — protein sequence MSNENRRIVLKFGSSSLTSPEGGLDRSKIEYFAGEIARLHARGEEQIIVSSGAVAAGFRHIGYKSRPKLLHEKQASAAVGQALLMQAYNEALSRYGIGVAQILLTRSDFSNRKRIQNAWMTMQELIRNRIIPIINENDTVSIDELKFGDNDTLSALVANLVKARLLVIITDTDGIYTDDPRRNPQAERLTRIDEINDYIWSIAGGAGSSVGTGGMRTKIGAASIATRGGIPVFIGSASEEGDIAMAVNGTGKGTYFSTDADSLSMKHQWIGFHSDVKGSIMVDDGAADALLHLGRSLLAAGVIDVTGDFQPGDVVEVVTKDGVTIGRGVVNYASQQLQAVRGLNSDEVMRRVNVTRPEVIHRDEWIAFAAH from the coding sequence ATGTCTAATGAGAACCGACGCATCGTGTTAAAATTCGGAAGCAGCTCGCTGACTTCGCCGGAAGGAGGATTGGACCGCTCCAAGATCGAATATTTCGCTGGGGAGATCGCCCGGCTCCATGCCCGCGGAGAAGAACAGATCATCGTCTCCTCCGGTGCCGTCGCCGCCGGTTTCCGTCATATCGGATACAAGTCCCGCCCCAAACTGCTGCATGAGAAACAAGCCTCCGCAGCCGTCGGGCAGGCGCTGCTGATGCAAGCCTACAACGAGGCGCTGTCCAGATACGGCATCGGAGTCGCACAGATCCTGCTTACCAGGTCTGACTTCTCCAATCGCAAGCGAATCCAGAACGCTTGGATGACGATGCAGGAGTTGATCCGCAATCGCATCATACCGATCATCAACGAGAACGATACCGTTTCCATCGACGAGCTCAAATTCGGTGACAACGATACGCTTTCGGCTCTTGTGGCTAATCTGGTCAAAGCTCGGCTCCTGGTCATCATCACCGATACTGACGGCATCTATACCGACGATCCGCGGCGCAACCCGCAGGCGGAGCGGCTGACCCGCATCGATGAGATCAATGACTACATATGGAGCATCGCCGGGGGAGCGGGTTCCAGTGTCGGCACGGGCGGGATGCGGACGAAAATCGGAGCTGCAAGCATTGCGACGCGCGGCGGAATTCCCGTGTTCATCGGCAGTGCCAGCGAAGAAGGCGACATAGCGATGGCTGTGAACGGCACCGGTAAGGGGACTTACTTCAGCACTGATGCGGATTCCCTCTCTATGAAACACCAATGGATCGGCTTCCACTCCGACGTAAAAGGCTCGATCATGGTCGATGACGGCGCGGCGGACGCCCTTCTCCATCTGGGCCGGAGTTTGCTAGCCGCCGGCGTGATCGATGTGACGGGTGATTTCCAACCCGGGGATGTCGTGGAAGTCGTGACCAAAGACGGCGTTACGATCGGCCGCGGCGTGGTCAACTACGCATCCCAGCAGCTGCAAGCTGTACGCGGCCTAAACAGCGATGAAGTCATGCGCCGCGTGAACGTAACGCGTCCGGAGGTGATCCACCGCGACGAATGGATCGCCTTTGCCGCACATTAG
- a CDS encoding N-acetylmuramoyl-L-alanine amidase family protein, with product MEIDHVEEKTGWIMKRFPLRLNILAAVVLVLLLLPAAVHAMDAQVRIYVDGELIEAEDGAVLIDDHPYISEHVIQQHLGALTVWDSENRTLAIERDTYKARFVLYESYAVWDGEAVRLDAAPIVLSNRIYLPAEAVGKSLGIKVTWDIVNYGLQFYLPQGSGSGWEEDSEPADLPATEEEEIPAPSDSGRDVSKAGGSSSGAAVIHSIEMSGDQIIITADKELEANIFTLTDPYRIVIDLPESKIGSLLNGEPSQLSGQIAATHPHIQRIRYSVFNDEPVAVRIVIDLAQPVQYAAVKQGDARKVVLNIRSQSYQVVLDAGHGGKDPGAIAYSGRYEKDFTLPLTLKIYDLLLAEPFIQPVLTRSDDTFVELDQRAQLANDLEADLFISIHGNTYIPSVHGTETYYYDPSSKRFADIIHRHVVDASGFRDRDVRKQEYKVLRLAQMPAVLVEIGYLSNKDQEAVMYDEAFQDKIAQAIVDAIKEYLDLEQS from the coding sequence TTGGAAATAGACCATGTGGAAGAGAAGACGGGGTGGATTATGAAACGGTTTCCCTTGCGGTTGAATATCTTGGCAGCAGTCGTACTGGTGTTGTTGCTTTTGCCTGCGGCCGTGCATGCGATGGACGCGCAGGTGCGAATCTATGTCGACGGCGAGTTGATCGAGGCCGAAGACGGGGCGGTGCTGATCGATGATCATCCATACATATCTGAACATGTGATCCAGCAGCATCTGGGTGCGCTGACCGTCTGGGACAGCGAGAACCGGACGCTGGCCATCGAAAGAGATACATACAAAGCTAGATTTGTTCTCTATGAGAGCTATGCTGTATGGGACGGTGAAGCGGTGCGCTTGGATGCCGCACCGATCGTACTCTCCAACCGCATCTATCTGCCGGCAGAAGCCGTTGGCAAGTCCCTTGGCATCAAAGTCACTTGGGATATTGTGAATTATGGGCTGCAATTCTACTTGCCGCAGGGAAGCGGCAGCGGTTGGGAAGAAGATTCCGAGCCGGCAGATCTTCCGGCAACAGAGGAGGAAGAGATTCCGGCGCCCAGCGACTCCGGCCGTGATGTGTCCAAAGCCGGCGGAAGTTCCAGCGGGGCTGCTGTAATCCATTCGATCGAGATGTCCGGCGATCAGATCATAATCACTGCGGACAAGGAACTAGAGGCGAATATCTTCACCTTAACGGATCCTTATCGCATCGTCATCGACTTGCCGGAGAGCAAGATCGGATCTCTGTTAAATGGTGAACCCTCTCAGTTAAGCGGTCAGATCGCGGCGACGCATCCGCATATTCAGCGGATTCGTTACTCTGTGTTCAACGATGAGCCCGTCGCGGTCCGCATCGTCATCGATCTGGCACAGCCGGTGCAGTATGCGGCGGTTAAGCAGGGGGATGCACGGAAGGTTGTTCTCAACATCCGCAGTCAGTCATATCAAGTGGTCCTCGATGCCGGCCACGGGGGCAAAGACCCCGGCGCAATTGCCTACAGTGGGCGTTATGAGAAGGACTTCACCCTGCCGCTTACGCTGAAGATCTATGACCTCTTGCTTGCGGAGCCGTTCATCCAACCCGTCTTGACCCGTTCCGATGATACCTTCGTGGAACTGGATCAACGCGCACAGTTGGCCAATGACCTGGAGGCAGATCTCTTCATATCGATCCACGGCAACACCTACATCCCTTCCGTTCACGGAACGGAGACCTATTACTATGATCCCTCCAGCAAGCGGTTTGCCGACATCATCCATCGCCATGTCGTCGATGCCAGCGGCTTCCGCGACCGCGATGTGCGAAAGCAGGAATACAAGGTATTGCGATTGGCGCAGATGCCGGCCGTGCTGGTGGAGATCGGTTATCTATCGAACAAGGACCAAGAAGCCGTGATGTATGACGAGGCCTTCCAAGATAAGATCGCACAAGCGATCGTCGATGCGATCAAAGAATATCTGGATCTCGAACAGAGTTGA